Proteins from a genomic interval of Ramlibacter algicola:
- the kefC gene encoding glutathione-regulated potassium-efflux system protein KefC: protein MEHAPAWLSNSLIYLGAAVLAVPIARALGLGAILGYLAAGIAIGPWGLRLVGNVQDVLHFAEFGVVLMLFLVGLELEPRRLWTMRGSIFGWGAMQYLGSATLLAAIAIALGMDWRLALAAGLALGDSSTATALRALGDRNLLPTTSGQTSLSVLLLQDVAAIPVLALLPLLAATGTAEGSGWIGAAKAVGVVAAIILGGRLLLRPTLRWIAKSDSPEIFTAAALLLVVATAALMQLVGLSMALGAFLAGVLLAESEYRRELETDLEPFKGLLLGLFFIAIGMSIDFAVVLEQPLRIAAIVAGFLATKALVLWVMARLIPVPKGERPLFIVLLAQGGEVGFVVLQAASGARLVDPQTASVLVAAITLSMLLTPLLLLVADRWTARNGRANKRELDELDQPQHAPVIIAGFGRYGQIIGRLMDANGIASTVLDHDADMIEAARAFGYEVFYGDATRLDLLRMAGARDAKVLVVAVDDPKQSLKIVDLARENFPHLQLVVRARDVTHWNELRDRGVMHVEREVFESSVRSGRTVLEMLGEAPHEARRLAMRFRRANLELFERMYPHHKDRSKMIAVVKQGRRQFEEQMASERADMQRRRATGVDRKPGWDDERRSS, encoded by the coding sequence ATGGAACACGCCCCCGCCTGGCTGTCCAACAGCCTGATCTACCTGGGCGCCGCCGTGCTGGCAGTGCCCATCGCGCGCGCGCTGGGCCTGGGCGCGATCCTGGGTTACCTGGCCGCCGGCATCGCCATCGGGCCTTGGGGACTGCGGCTGGTGGGCAACGTGCAGGACGTGCTGCACTTCGCCGAATTCGGCGTGGTGCTGATGCTGTTCCTGGTCGGCCTGGAGCTGGAACCGCGGCGGCTGTGGACCATGCGCGGCTCCATCTTCGGCTGGGGCGCCATGCAATACCTCGGCTCGGCGACGCTGCTGGCGGCGATCGCCATCGCCCTGGGCATGGACTGGCGTCTGGCGCTCGCCGCGGGGCTTGCGCTCGGCGACTCGTCGACCGCGACAGCGCTGCGCGCCCTGGGCGACCGCAACCTGCTGCCCACGACCTCGGGCCAGACCTCGCTGAGCGTGCTGCTGCTGCAGGACGTGGCCGCCATCCCCGTGCTGGCCTTGCTGCCGCTGCTCGCGGCCACCGGCACCGCCGAAGGCAGCGGCTGGATCGGCGCCGCCAAGGCCGTGGGCGTGGTCGCCGCCATCATCCTGGGCGGCCGCCTGCTGCTGCGCCCCACCCTGCGCTGGATCGCCAAGAGCGACTCGCCCGAAATCTTCACCGCGGCCGCGCTGCTGCTGGTGGTGGCGACCGCGGCGCTGATGCAGCTGGTCGGCTTGTCGATGGCGCTGGGCGCATTCCTGGCCGGCGTGCTGCTGGCGGAGAGCGAATACCGGCGCGAGCTGGAAACGGACCTGGAGCCGTTCAAGGGACTGTTGCTGGGCCTGTTCTTCATCGCCATCGGCATGTCGATCGACTTCGCCGTCGTCCTGGAGCAACCGCTTCGCATCGCGGCCATCGTCGCCGGCTTCCTCGCCACCAAGGCGCTGGTGCTGTGGGTCATGGCCCGGCTGATCCCCGTGCCGAAGGGTGAGCGTCCGCTGTTCATCGTGCTGCTGGCCCAGGGCGGCGAGGTCGGCTTCGTGGTGCTCCAGGCGGCGTCGGGCGCGCGCCTGGTCGACCCGCAGACGGCGTCGGTGCTCGTGGCCGCGATCACGCTGTCCATGCTGCTGACGCCGCTGTTGCTGCTGGTGGCCGACCGCTGGACCGCGCGCAATGGCCGTGCGAACAAGCGCGAACTCGACGAACTGGACCAGCCGCAGCACGCGCCGGTGATCATCGCGGGCTTCGGCCGCTACGGGCAGATCATCGGCCGCCTCATGGATGCCAACGGCATCGCGTCCACCGTGCTGGACCACGACGCCGACATGATCGAGGCGGCCCGGGCGTTCGGCTACGAAGTGTTCTACGGCGACGCCACGCGGCTGGACCTGCTGCGCATGGCCGGCGCGCGGGACGCGAAGGTGCTGGTGGTGGCGGTGGACGACCCGAAGCAGTCGCTCAAGATCGTCGACCTCGCGCGCGAGAACTTCCCGCACCTGCAGCTGGTGGTGCGGGCACGTGACGTGACGCACTGGAACGAACTGCGCGATCGCGGCGTGATGCACGTCGAGCGCGAGGTGTTCGAGTCGAGCGTGCGCAGCGGGCGCACCGTGCTCGAGATGCTCGGCGAGGCGCCGCACGAGGCGCGGCGGCTGGCGATGCGGTTCCGCCGCGCGAACCTGGAGCTGTTCGAGCGCATGTACCCGCACCACAAGGACCGCTCGAAGATGATCGCCGTGGTCAAGCAGGGCCGCCGGCAGTTCGAGGAGCAGATGGCCAGCGAACGCGCCGACATGCAGCGCCGCCGCGCCACGGGCGTCGACCGCAAGCCCGGCTGGGACGACGAGCGGCGGTCCTCCTAG
- a CDS encoding NAD(P)H-dependent oxidoreductase, whose translation MDERPAAAPGPYVLAAHPNWRESRVNRRLLEAARSVPGVAVQDLYATYPDYDIDVPAEQARTAACNLLVLLHPVQWYSMPALLKLWLDEVLTHGWAYGHQGTALQGKDLWLVATTGGPEASYHPQGYNRYFFDAFLPPYEQTAALCGMRFLPPLVLHGAHRSSAQEVDDHVAVFADRLRSYPAWPELEDLATCIACEVPESDRPVGEEH comes from the coding sequence ATGGATGAGCGCCCCGCAGCAGCCCCCGGCCCCTACGTGCTCGCGGCGCACCCCAACTGGCGGGAATCGCGCGTGAACCGCCGGCTGCTGGAAGCGGCACGCTCCGTGCCGGGCGTGGCGGTGCAGGACCTCTACGCCACCTATCCCGACTACGACATCGACGTCCCCGCCGAGCAGGCGCGCACCGCTGCCTGCAACCTGCTGGTGCTGCTGCATCCGGTCCAGTGGTACTCGATGCCGGCGCTGCTCAAGCTGTGGCTGGACGAGGTGCTGACGCACGGCTGGGCGTACGGCCACCAGGGCACCGCGCTGCAGGGCAAGGACCTGTGGCTCGTGGCGACGACCGGCGGCCCCGAAGCCTCGTACCACCCGCAGGGCTACAACCGCTACTTCTTCGACGCCTTCCTGCCGCCCTATGAACAGACGGCGGCCCTGTGCGGCATGCGCTTCCTGCCGCCGCTGGTGCTGCACGGCGCGCACCGCTCCAGCGCGCAGGAGGTGGACGACCACGTGGCCGTGTTCGCCGACCGGTTGCGCAGCTACCCGGCCTGGCCCGAGCTCGAGGACCTCGCCACTTGCATCGCCTGCGAGGTACCCGAAAGCGACCGGCCGGTGGGCGAGGAGCACTGA
- a CDS encoding ParA family protein: MPVVVVANPKGGVGKSTLATNIAGYYASKGRSVMLGDADRQQSSRLWLNLRPPAARPVSSWEVGEGHVAKPPKGTTHVVLDTPAGLHGKQLRDLLHSANKVVVPLAPSVFDIFATRAFLDELAEQRKASGLQVALVGIRVDGRTLAADQFQSFVKGLGLPLLGELRPTQNYVYLAARGLTLFDVAPGRVERDLQQWAGLCRWLDS, translated from the coding sequence ATGCCAGTCGTGGTCGTTGCCAACCCCAAGGGAGGCGTCGGGAAATCCACCCTCGCCACCAACATCGCGGGCTATTACGCCAGCAAGGGGCGGTCCGTGATGCTCGGCGATGCCGACCGGCAGCAGTCCAGCCGGCTGTGGCTGAACCTGCGTCCGCCCGCCGCCCGGCCCGTCAGCAGCTGGGAAGTCGGCGAAGGCCACGTCGCCAAGCCGCCCAAGGGCACCACCCACGTCGTCCTCGACACGCCCGCCGGGCTGCACGGCAAGCAGCTGCGCGACCTGCTGCACTCGGCCAACAAGGTGGTCGTGCCGCTCGCGCCCAGCGTGTTCGACATCTTCGCCACCCGCGCCTTCCTCGACGAACTGGCCGAGCAGCGCAAGGCGTCCGGCCTGCAGGTGGCGCTGGTGGGCATCCGCGTCGACGGCCGCACGCTCGCGGCCGACCAGTTCCAGTCGTTCGTGAAGGGGCTGGGGCTGCCGCTGCTGGGCGAGTTGCGGCCTACGCAGAACTATGTGTACCTGGCCGCACGCGGGCTGACGCTGTTCGACGTCGCGCCGGGCCGCGTCGAGCGCGACCTGCAGCAGTGGGCCGGGCTTTGTCGCTGGCTCGACAGCTGA
- a CDS encoding MaoC family dehydratase, with protein MRTIASLAEVPSLVGQEVATSDWITITQEQVNLFADATGDHQWIHVDVDKARAGPFGGPIAHGFLTLSLLPKFFETAIAIEGARMGVNYGLNKVRFTSPVPVGSRLRARMTLLSCEPIDRGGMQMTWKVLVEREGGDKPVCIAESIGLRYP; from the coding sequence ATGAGAACCATCGCCTCGCTTGCCGAAGTCCCCTCGCTGGTCGGCCAGGAAGTCGCGACCAGCGACTGGATCACCATTACGCAGGAGCAGGTCAACCTGTTCGCCGACGCGACGGGCGACCACCAGTGGATCCACGTCGACGTGGACAAGGCCAGGGCCGGCCCCTTCGGCGGGCCGATTGCGCATGGCTTCCTCACCCTGTCGCTGCTGCCGAAGTTCTTCGAGACCGCCATCGCGATCGAGGGCGCGCGCATGGGCGTGAACTACGGCCTGAACAAGGTGCGCTTCACGTCGCCGGTGCCGGTGGGCAGTCGCCTGCGCGCGCGCATGACGCTGCTGTCCTGCGAACCCATCGACCGCGGCGGCATGCAGATGACCTGGAAGGTGCTCGTCGAGCGCGAGGGCGGCGACAAGCCCGTGTGCATCGCCGAGTCGATCGGCCTGCGCTACCCCTGA
- a CDS encoding tRNA (cytidine(34)-2'-O)-methyltransferase, which produces MFRIVLVHPEIPPNTGNVIRLAANTGCELHLVEPLGFSMEDKLMKRAGLDYHEYADVRRHADWNALVRALQPDPHRLFAMTTRGTRAVHEVRFQPGDCFVFGSESSGLPPELRESFAPEQRLRLPMRAGQRSLNLSNAVAVTVFEAWRQNGFGGAT; this is translated from the coding sequence TTGTTCCGCATCGTCCTGGTCCATCCCGAGATCCCGCCGAACACCGGCAACGTCATCCGCCTGGCGGCCAACACCGGTTGCGAGCTGCACCTGGTGGAGCCGCTGGGCTTCTCGATGGAGGACAAGCTGATGAAGCGCGCCGGGCTCGATTACCACGAGTACGCCGACGTGCGCCGGCATGCGGACTGGAACGCGCTGGTGCGCGCGCTGCAGCCGGACCCGCACCGCCTGTTCGCGATGACCACCCGCGGCACGCGTGCCGTGCACGAGGTGCGGTTCCAGCCGGGCGACTGCTTCGTGTTCGGCAGCGAATCGAGTGGCCTGCCGCCGGAACTGCGGGAGAGCTTTGCGCCCGAGCAGCGCCTGCGCCTGCCGATGCGGGCGGGCCAGCGCAGCCTCAACCTGTCGAACGCGGTCGCGGTGACCGTGTTCGAGGCCTGGCGGCAGAACGGGTTCGGCGGAGCGACCTAG
- a CDS encoding ComF family protein, with amino-acid sequence MWAQLLGTMARAAPARCDVCHAWPSQPVCAACSARFSAPVPRCRTCALAVPAGIEHCGRCLRQPPPLADCIAAVSYGYPWAGLVARFKFSGGAGWASTFAPLMLAAPGAAEVLAASDLVVPMPLSRERLAARGYNQAHELARRLSPRRADAALALRVRDTAPQVQLAYGDRQANVRHAFAIEPARAQEVRGAQVLLVDDVLTTGASLFALAQVMREAGAAQVRAIVFARTEE; translated from the coding sequence ATGTGGGCGCAGCTGCTGGGCACGATGGCGCGGGCGGCGCCCGCTCGTTGCGACGTCTGCCATGCGTGGCCCTCGCAACCGGTGTGCGCCGCGTGCAGCGCGCGCTTCTCCGCCCCGGTTCCACGCTGCCGCACCTGCGCCCTCGCGGTGCCCGCCGGCATCGAGCACTGCGGCCGCTGCCTGCGCCAGCCCCCGCCTCTTGCCGACTGCATCGCCGCCGTGAGCTATGGCTACCCGTGGGCTGGCCTGGTCGCCCGCTTCAAGTTCTCCGGCGGCGCGGGCTGGGCCAGCACGTTCGCCCCCTTGATGCTCGCGGCGCCCGGCGCGGCCGAGGTGCTCGCCGCGTCCGATCTCGTCGTCCCGATGCCGCTGTCGCGAGAGCGGCTCGCCGCGCGTGGCTACAACCAGGCGCACGAACTCGCGCGGCGCCTGTCGCCGCGGCGCGCCGACGCGGCGCTCGCCCTGCGCGTTCGCGACACGGCGCCGCAGGTGCAGCTGGCCTACGGCGACCGGCAAGCCAACGTGCGGCACGCGTTCGCGATCGAGCCGGCGCGTGCGCAGGAAGTCCGCGGCGCGCAGGTGCTGCTCGTCGACGACGTGCTGACGACGGGTGCTTCGCTGTTCGCGCTGGCACAAGTGATGCGCGAAGCCGGCGCGGCGCAGGTGCGCGCGATCGTCTTTGCGCGCACGGAGGAGTGA
- a CDS encoding methyltransferase domain-containing protein, with the protein MASPPPTLDPTAVRHWQREAEPRAPWLHEEVARRMAERLQWIRLAPSAWAHWGAVRGGTEAQGLLEQRYPQAHGTIVETADLLPRARELLAPPWWKRWGARREFATTVPDGSMQMVWSNMALHFEPDPQASMAQWHRALAVDGFLMVSCFGPDTIRELRQAYADLGWGPAGPDFTDMHDWGDMLVGAGFAEPVMDMERITLTWADAGRMLHELRSMGANVHPGRFPALRGRGWRRALEAELAARLAGPDGRLALTFEIVYGHALKPAPRMPVAPRSSVSLDDMRRALQGGRAGKSSGQAD; encoded by the coding sequence GTGGCTTCGCCTCCCCCAACCCTCGACCCCACCGCGGTTCGCCACTGGCAGCGCGAGGCCGAGCCGCGCGCGCCGTGGCTGCACGAGGAAGTGGCGCGCCGCATGGCCGAGCGCCTGCAGTGGATCCGCCTGGCGCCGTCAGCGTGGGCGCACTGGGGCGCCGTGCGCGGCGGCACCGAGGCGCAGGGCCTGCTCGAGCAGCGGTATCCGCAAGCGCACGGCACCATCGTCGAGACGGCGGACCTGCTGCCCAGGGCGCGTGAACTGCTCGCGCCGCCATGGTGGAAGCGCTGGGGCGCGCGCCGCGAGTTCGCCACCACGGTGCCGGACGGGTCGATGCAGATGGTCTGGTCGAACATGGCGCTGCACTTCGAGCCCGACCCGCAGGCGTCGATGGCGCAATGGCACCGCGCCCTGGCCGTCGACGGCTTCCTGATGGTGTCCTGCTTCGGCCCGGACACGATCCGCGAGCTGCGCCAGGCCTACGCGGACCTTGGCTGGGGACCCGCCGGCCCCGACTTCACCGACATGCACGACTGGGGCGACATGCTGGTCGGTGCCGGGTTCGCCGAGCCCGTCATGGACATGGAGCGCATCACGCTGACCTGGGCCGATGCCGGCCGGATGCTGCACGAGCTGCGAAGCATGGGGGCCAATGTGCACCCCGGCCGCTTCCCGGCCCTGCGCGGGCGCGGCTGGCGGCGGGCGCTCGAGGCAGAGCTCGCGGCGCGGCTGGCCGGCCCCGACGGCCGGCTGGCGCTCACCTTCGAGATCGTCTACGGCCACGCGCTGAAGCCGGCGCCGCGGATGCCGGTGGCGCCCCGCAGCAGCGTGTCCCTGGACGACATGCGGCGTGCATTGCAGGGCGGCCGCGCGGGCAAATCGTCGGGCCAGGCCGATTGA
- a CDS encoding DUF2244 domain-containing protein → MPVFRFATVQGQNIVWFLKRNCSVTPAQLGWFYASLCVVSLGIGAFFWQHGATLILPFAWLELGAIGVAFLLYARHAADGERISLQGRRLVVELESGGQVQRAEFDPSWVRVEPRTGDRSLIEVSGRGRSVSVGRYVRPELRPLLAQELRSALREWGGAR, encoded by the coding sequence ATGCCGGTTTTTCGATTTGCGACAGTCCAGGGCCAGAACATCGTCTGGTTCCTGAAGCGCAATTGTTCCGTCACTCCGGCGCAGCTGGGCTGGTTCTATGCCTCGCTGTGCGTGGTGTCGCTGGGCATCGGCGCCTTCTTCTGGCAGCACGGCGCGACCCTGATCCTGCCGTTCGCCTGGCTGGAACTGGGCGCGATCGGGGTGGCCTTCCTGCTCTACGCGCGGCACGCGGCCGACGGTGAGCGCATTTCCCTGCAAGGCCGCCGGCTGGTGGTCGAACTGGAAAGCGGCGGCCAGGTGCAGCGCGCCGAGTTCGACCCGTCGTGGGTGCGCGTCGAGCCGCGCACCGGCGACCGGTCGCTGATCGAGGTGTCCGGCCGCGGGCGCTCGGTCAGCGTGGGCCGCTACGTGCGGCCCGAGTTGCGGCCGCTGCTGGCGCAGGAATTGCGCAGCGCGCTGCGCGAGTGGGGCGGGGCGCGCTGA
- the coxB gene encoding cytochrome c oxidase subunit II: MKSLSTLARLAAIAASAAGAGAAHAVNDLPGGPAVRQLNLHTAATRIAVEQGWLHWFMLITCTVIFIAVFAVMFYSIFKHRKSVGHKPANFHESVTVEVVWTVIPFLIVIGMALPATKVLVASKDTSNSDLTIKATGYQWKWGYDYLNGEGAGLSFLSTLDATHREISNAGAKGDVPDNYLLKVDNPLVVPVNKKVRIITTANDVIHAWGVPAFGVKQDAIPGFVRDTWFRSEKTGDFYGQCYELCGKEHAYMPIHVKVVSAQEYTAWVGDQQKKMAAKQDDPNKVWQLADIVARGEKVYGANCAACHQANGKGAGPIKALDGSPIVQDADKSKQIQVVLHGRNAMPAWQQLSDTDIAAVISYTKNSWSNKTGQVVQPSEVLAQRGK, translated from the coding sequence ATGAAGAGCCTTTCGACCCTGGCCCGCCTGGCGGCCATCGCGGCCTCGGCCGCCGGCGCCGGCGCCGCCCATGCCGTCAACGACCTGCCGGGCGGTCCCGCGGTCCGCCAGCTCAACCTGCACACGGCGGCCACCCGCATCGCGGTCGAGCAGGGCTGGCTCCACTGGTTCATGCTGATCACGTGCACCGTGATCTTCATCGCCGTGTTCGCGGTGATGTTCTATTCCATCTTCAAGCACCGCAAGTCGGTCGGCCACAAGCCGGCCAACTTCCACGAGTCGGTGACGGTGGAAGTGGTGTGGACCGTCATCCCGTTCCTGATCGTCATCGGCATGGCGCTGCCCGCCACCAAGGTGCTGGTCGCGTCCAAGGACACCAGCAACTCCGACCTGACCATCAAGGCCACCGGCTACCAGTGGAAGTGGGGCTACGACTACCTGAACGGCGAAGGCGCCGGCCTGTCGTTCCTGTCCACGCTGGACGCCACGCACCGCGAGATCTCCAACGCGGGCGCCAAGGGCGACGTGCCGGACAACTACCTGCTCAAGGTCGACAACCCGCTGGTGGTGCCGGTCAACAAGAAGGTGCGCATCATCACCACGGCCAACGACGTGATCCACGCGTGGGGCGTGCCGGCCTTCGGCGTCAAGCAGGACGCCATCCCGGGCTTCGTGCGCGACACCTGGTTCCGCAGCGAGAAGACCGGCGACTTCTACGGCCAGTGCTACGAGCTGTGCGGCAAGGAGCACGCCTACATGCCGATCCACGTGAAGGTGGTCTCGGCGCAGGAGTACACCGCCTGGGTGGGCGACCAGCAGAAGAAGATGGCCGCCAAGCAGGACGACCCGAACAAGGTCTGGCAGCTGGCCGACATCGTCGCGCGCGGCGAGAAGGTCTACGGCGCGAACTGCGCCGCCTGCCACCAGGCCAACGGCAAGGGCGCCGGCCCGATCAAGGCCCTCGACGGCTCGCCCATCGTGCAGGACGCCGACAAGAGCAAGCAGATCCAGGTCGTGCTGCACGGCCGCAATGCCATGCCGGCCTGGCAGCAGCTGTCGGACACCGACATCGCCGCCGTCATCAGCTACACGAAGAACAGCTGGTCCAACAAGACGGGCCAGGTCGTCCAGCCGTCGGAAGTGCTGGCGCAGCGCGGCAAGTGA
- the ctaD gene encoding cytochrome c oxidase subunit I — MSAVLPTHGHAGDHGHEHDHHGAPTGWRRWVYATNHKDIGTLYLLFSFTMLMVGGLLAMGIRAELMYPGLQLVNPELFNQFTTMHGLIMVFGAIMPAFVGFANWMIPLQIGASDMAFARMNNFSFWLLIPAALMLVGSFFMPGGAPAAGWTLYAPLTLQMGPSMDAGIFAMHIMGASSIMGSINIIVTILNMRAPGMTLMKMPMFAWTWLITAYLLIAVMPVLAGAITMTLTDRHFGTTFFNPAGGGDPVMYQHIFWFFGHPEVYIMILPAFGIISQVVPAFSRKRLFGYASMVYATSSIAILSFIVWAHHMFTTGMPVTGQLFFMYATMLIAVPTAVKIFNWIATMWQGSMTFETPMLFAVGFIFVFTMGGFTGLILAMAPVDLLLQDTYYVVAHFHYVLVAGSLYALFAGFYYWAPKWTGVMYNETRGKIHFWSSLLSFNLTFFPMHFLGLAGMPRRYADYPMQFADFNWIASVGAFWFGLSQVYFFIFVVLPVMRGQGAAAGQRPWNDADGKGAEGLEWEVPSPAPFHTFEVPPKLDASATRVLDALPSSVNPNAAPGAIAH; from the coding sequence ATGAGCGCAGTCCTCCCCACCCACGGCCACGCGGGCGACCACGGGCACGAGCACGACCACCACGGCGCGCCCACCGGCTGGCGCCGCTGGGTCTACGCGACCAACCACAAGGACATCGGCACGCTGTACCTGCTGTTCTCGTTCACCATGCTGATGGTGGGCGGGCTGCTGGCGATGGGCATCCGCGCCGAGCTGATGTACCCGGGGCTGCAACTGGTGAACCCCGAGCTGTTCAACCAGTTCACCACGATGCACGGCCTGATCATGGTGTTCGGCGCCATCATGCCGGCGTTCGTGGGCTTCGCGAACTGGATGATCCCGCTGCAGATCGGCGCGTCGGACATGGCGTTCGCGCGCATGAACAACTTCAGCTTCTGGCTGCTGATCCCGGCCGCTCTGATGCTGGTGGGTTCGTTCTTCATGCCCGGTGGCGCCCCCGCTGCGGGCTGGACGCTCTACGCGCCGCTGACGCTGCAGATGGGCCCGTCGATGGACGCCGGCATCTTCGCGATGCACATCATGGGCGCCAGCTCGATCATGGGCTCGATCAACATCATCGTGACCATCCTCAACATGCGCGCCCCCGGCATGACGCTGATGAAGATGCCGATGTTCGCGTGGACCTGGCTGATCACGGCCTACCTGCTGATCGCGGTGATGCCCGTGCTGGCCGGCGCCATCACGATGACGCTGACGGACCGCCACTTCGGCACCACGTTCTTCAACCCGGCGGGCGGCGGCGACCCGGTGATGTACCAGCACATCTTCTGGTTCTTCGGCCACCCCGAGGTCTACATCATGATCCTGCCGGCCTTCGGCATCATCAGCCAGGTCGTGCCCGCCTTCTCGCGCAAGCGCCTGTTCGGCTACGCCTCGATGGTGTACGCGACCAGCTCGATCGCCATCCTGTCGTTCATCGTGTGGGCACACCACATGTTCACGACCGGCATGCCGGTGACCGGCCAGCTGTTCTTCATGTACGCGACCATGCTGATCGCGGTGCCCACGGCCGTGAAGATCTTCAACTGGATCGCCACCATGTGGCAGGGCTCGATGACCTTCGAGACCCCGATGCTGTTCGCCGTCGGCTTCATCTTCGTGTTCACGATGGGCGGCTTCACCGGCCTGATCCTGGCGATGGCCCCGGTCGACCTGCTGCTGCAGGACACCTACTACGTCGTGGCGCACTTCCACTACGTGCTGGTGGCCGGTTCGCTGTACGCGCTGTTCGCCGGCTTCTACTACTGGGCGCCCAAGTGGACGGGCGTCATGTACAACGAGACGCGCGGCAAGATCCACTTCTGGTCGTCGCTGCTCTCGTTCAACCTGACCTTCTTCCCGATGCACTTCCTCGGGCTGGCCGGCATGCCCCGCCGCTACGCCGACTACCCGATGCAGTTCGCCGACTTCAACTGGATCGCCTCGGTCGGCGCCTTCTGGTTCGGCCTGTCGCAGGTGTACTTCTTCATCTTCGTCGTGCTGCCCGTGATGCGCGGCCAGGGCGCCGCCGCGGGCCAGCGCCCCTGGAACGACGCCGACGGCAAGGGCGCCGAAGGCCTGGAGTGGGAAGTGCCGTCGCCGGCGCCGTTCCACACGTTCGAGGTGCCGCCCAAGCTGGACGCCAGCGCCACCCGCGTGCTCGACGCGCTGCCCTCCAGCGTGAACCCGAACGCCGCGCCGGGCGCCATCGCCCACTGA
- a CDS encoding cytochrome oxidase small assembly protein, which yields MPTEEQKKANRRLAWILASVVLVFFVGFMVRMVFLHG from the coding sequence ATGCCGACCGAGGAGCAGAAGAAAGCCAACCGCCGCCTGGCCTGGATCCTGGCGTCGGTGGTGCTCGTCTTCTTCGTCGGCTTCATGGTCCGCATGGTGTTCCTGCACGGCTGA
- a CDS encoding cytochrome c oxidase assembly protein, which produces MGRRDANVKMVGKLAVVAAGMFAFGYALIPIYKHICELTGINILALGETQVPGASRAPANSQVDTARTITVEFDANARGPWQFKPAVASIQVHPGELATVMYEFQNVQPRRMSAQAIPSYAPRQAASHFNKVECFCFNQYTLEPGEKKQWPVAFVIDPKLSKDVTTITLSYTFFEVGAGTPPAPTAAAPSRGGEAG; this is translated from the coding sequence ATGGGACGACGCGACGCCAACGTGAAGATGGTGGGCAAGCTGGCCGTGGTCGCGGCCGGCATGTTCGCCTTCGGCTACGCGCTGATCCCGATCTACAAGCACATCTGCGAGCTCACGGGCATCAACATCCTGGCGCTCGGCGAGACGCAGGTCCCGGGCGCCTCGCGCGCCCCGGCCAACTCGCAGGTGGACACCGCGCGCACGATCACCGTCGAATTCGACGCCAACGCGCGCGGCCCCTGGCAGTTCAAGCCCGCGGTCGCCTCCATCCAGGTGCACCCCGGCGAACTCGCCACCGTGATGTACGAGTTCCAGAACGTGCAGCCGCGCCGCATGTCGGCGCAGGCCATCCCCAGCTACGCGCCGCGGCAGGCCGCCTCGCACTTCAACAAGGTCGAGTGCTTCTGCTTCAACCAGTACACGCTGGAGCCGGGCGAGAAGAAGCAGTGGCCGGTGGCGTTCGTCATCGACCCCAAGCTGTCGAAGGACGTGACCACCATCACGTTGTCGTACACCTTCTTCGAGGTCGGCGCGGGGACGCCGCCGGCCCCCACCGCGGCGGCGCCGTCGCGCGGCGGCGAAGCGGGCTGA